TAAGTATATTACACTTGACAATGTACAATTTAATATGATAGAGACCTGCTTATACCTGTAGTCCACATCAGGCAGGTAGAATCGGAGCAACAGTCCCACCAACAGAGTGTCTATCAGCTCAGCTACGCCACGCCTCCACAGGGGAGCAATACAGCTCTCATAGCCTACATTGTAAAGGAAAGTGGATGATGAAAAAGACAGGAATGCAATTTCAGATTTATGTGAAAAGAGATGTACCTGAAATAACTCTAGTGCGTATTCCAGGTGTAATCTGAGGCCTAACAAATGGGTTCATTCCAATGTTCATATTCAACGGAGGGGGAGCCATTGATGGTGGTTGCTGTCCAGTTCCGGTACCAGGAGCCCCATTCAAATGTTGATTGAATGATTGGTGATGTACGCTGTTCCAAAATGAGTACTGTTGCCACCACAGATTCCAATACAGCCAGTTCACAACATCAAACTGATTGCCTGTATTTTAGTAAATATTTGTGTGCATTCTTATGATACTTTGTTTACCATTAATAGATTTCTCATTCTCATATCTCGATCCACTCACAGAGGCCCCACCTAGACCCTCTCCACTAGCACTGCTTCTATCTTTAGTAGTCTTTGTGTCCATTTCCCTGTCCATTGTTACAGACATATCTGGTAATGATCATCAATTCACTTCAGGGTCGCTGGACTTATAAGTAATTTATTAGTACTTGTTAGCAGCTTGTCAATTACATGATCACCATGGTTACGCTGTTTCAAGTAACAAGCAGAGAACAAGAAGAACAAGCTCATGCAGCCGAGTTTGAGCTAATAGTGGCGATGTTCAGTGATCACTACATCAGACAACGGGCTGCAAGCTACAGAGGCTCTAAGAGGGACCCTCCTACACATGCAGAAAGTACCCTATCCCCACCTggttcagcagcagcagcaggcCTTGGTTGCAAGTCAAAGATTACACTCTCTCAAAAACAGCAATTATTTATACCTCCAAACGTCAAGAGCCATTTGAACTCCAGACGATGCTCGAATGCCGCTGGTGCACAGAAGATTAATCCAAGGCAACCTCCATCAAGTCAACAGAGACACAGTGTACCTACGGTAATGATGAGCACTAGACTGCCTGTTGTGTACAGTCCACGTCATTCCCTCTCCACTGGATCACGTACGAAAAAAAGTTCTTCAAGTCCATCAAAACCCAACTCTTCAAGTCGACCAAGTTCATTGAAACCTAACTCTTCAAAACAATTTCCCTTTGTTTTGCACAGAGATAGTTACGATGTTGATCATAGTCCCAGAATGTCTCTATCTCCTAAAAAGCGCTCAGCAGATAGTAAGTGCCATACTTCTGGTGCCAGCTCTACAAGCACAGACTCCGTTAGAGCACAGTCAATCCACTCCTATCTGTACGATTCTGCACGACCAGGTATGTAATGTCCATCGGTCAATTTCTTGTTAATTATTGGTCTAAATGaagctacattaattttacgtAAATATGAATAATCATCGTTCGCATATGCATGATGCACTCTGCACCTTCCATATCACTACACTCCCATTGCCTTCTTTCAGCTggcctgtactgtacactctTACTAGTAGTAGAGCATAATCGGTGCATGGAGTTTCTACTGGCAGAATTACACATTAATAAAGAAGGCAATGGTATCCATAGAATACCCCCTTTGTTTGTCATTCAGGTCCCCGGAGGAGAGTGTCACAGGGAGCATCCATATCCACTAGTAGCCGTTCGTCCAGCTGCTCCAGTAAGGGTCGTAGGGAGCCGTGGAGGAAGATGTCGCACACCTTCTGTATGGGAGAGGGTCTCATGCTGGAAGGTATGTGAATgtatatatgtgacaggctctgggaaaaccagactattggagcagactaaaattttggtgattaatgtaccaagtgatagagcagagcattgcctacacaatgatatgcttagtgttcacatacctagtttcatacccaagtcatgcgcgttggaaactcgaagccgtaaaatgtagtatcgagaaaaacggctctcaaagattgcttaattaggaaaaataaggtaatagcgaaagtttggacgaagcgtttcgatggaaagagttggatttagagcatcagattttacagagaggtagtagaaggactgtagatacttatacatcaataacattttatttgagattttatagtgtaggcataaatttagctgtagctcaatactaaattctgctccaataatctggttttcccagagcctgtcacatattattatgctcaaattcccaataattattatgccttgcGATGGGCCAATTTAGACGCCTCAATTGTTATGACTATTCTAAATTATGTACGCAGATTGAATAAGCAAAACTTATCTCTCAGAGTTTGTAGAATGTGATTATTACAGAGATATTTTCACCTCTTCAGATGACGACACGTGCAGCTATAGTGGTATAGGCTCGGTGGAGGACAGTGAGAGCTACATGGACAGCTGTAGCAGGGACTATACTGAAGCTGACCTCGACGACGACCTCACCGACCTTGACAACAGCGATAACGAGACGCCATTCAACGTCTCAAGTCACCAAAGTCATGATACACTCACCTTGGTACAATCTGTGAGTGGGGAGTCTGACATGGAACCATCAAAGGGGAAGAATCAAGCAGCGCCAGTCAATTATGCCAGTGACGAGTTGGTGGCTGAGGTTGAGCGGAGAAGAAAGAAAGATTTTGGGCAAACAGAATCGACTGAATCTCTCCGCAAACAATATCGAATCACCTCCTTGCTCATTAGTCCTACCAAGAAGACAAGTATTGGACCTCCTTTAGTTGAAGTGGAAGAGCCATTGGAATCGAAACCTATCAGCACAGATTCCCTAGAACAATTACCAAACAATTCAGGGCCTCTGAGTGAAACCACCCCAACCACACTGACCTGTGATGATGGAGAAATGGACCGTCATTGCACTCCTACTtcctcacctttgacccccaGCATGTTCCCAGACCACCTCCCCCATACAATACATTTTCCACTACAAGACGAGCCGTGTGAGTACACTATAGTTATGCATATTGTATGTGGCGTACATTAGTTTGTCGTTCATACTGTAACTATTCCATTGATAAAATTCTATTAACCCCTGCAGACACCCCCCTGCCGAAGGAATCCCGTGCCCTGCTCAAATGGAAGGTGTGCAGCCTCACTCCCAACATCGTCAAGAAATGCATTTCCAGAGTGGGATTCACCAAGATTACCAGTGAGTACCGCAGCACGCATCTCCTTTTAAATTAGTTTGCAGTTTTAGGTTGCAGAATGAATCTCTTTTAGTGCTGCAGTATGCATTTCCTATTAGTGCCGCAGCATGCATATCCGTTAGTGTCCATGGGTAACGATTGTGCGTACAGACTGATATATGTGTTGATACTTTTGCACAGAGGGTTCAGCATGGTTAGGCTACTGGGGCAAGCACATGAAGGTGGAGTCCTTTCGGCACCTCAGAGAATATCAAAAggtaaatatataattatgaatgcatgTCTGTCTTTCACAATAATTCTTACAAAAACACCCAGTTCAACCACTTCCCTGGGACGTTTGAGATTGGCCGCAAGGATCGACTCTGGCGGAATCTCTCTCGTCTCCAAGCGAGGGTGGGCAAGAGAGATCTTGACTTTGTACCACATACCTACGTCCTCCCTCAAGACACAAAGTTGCTCAAGAAAGTATGGAACGAGAGTGCCAAACAGAAGTGGATACTCAAACCAGTAAGAGTCATATGAATGTTGTGCATGGGAGGGCtatcagtgcatgtacacaagttaCAGAGGATGATTTAAACTTTTGACTAGCAATCAATGTGTACTATATGTATATACGGGTAATACAGTCATAGTCAACTGCCTTTGTTATTCTGTTTGTGTAATTTAGgtgcatacgtacatgtatacagtcaaGCGTTAACTCTTGATACAGTTTATGGTTACCATAGCCGCAAATTAAGTTTTCTCTGAACATTCCCCACAACTTTACTGAAACCTTCCTTCATGGAACTTGACCGACCTCAAAGCCTCTAAAGACAAGTTTCCCTTGTAAAGTGGCCAG
The Halichondria panicea chromosome 14, odHalPani1.1, whole genome shotgun sequence DNA segment above includes these coding regions:
- the LOC135347549 gene encoding uncharacterized protein LOC135347549, with the translated sequence MSVTMDREMDTKTTKDRSSASGEGLGGASVSGSRYENEKSINGNQFDVVNWLYWNLWWQQYSFWNSVHHQSFNQHLNGAPGTGTGQQPPSMAPPPLNMNIGMNPFVRPQITPGIRTRVISGYESCIAPLWRRGVAELIDTLLVGLLLRFYLPDVDYRVPELIFEGPDMWDDMTLEDLTDARDTLLLFLYSTLLHRAIHISLEALLLCVVKCTPGKWLMGLRVWRCATPPSLTRTFPGYSIKVEPAGNISFPLCMGRSLFKSTVSLVIPLVIFFFQLDKGRTQYDRLFRCVVVDTYSLNKPLYTTVVTMNNSR
- the LOC135347520 gene encoding tubulin polyglutamylase ttll-4-like, whose amino-acid sequence is MITMVTLFQVTSREQEEQAHAAEFELIVAMFSDHYIRQRAASYRGSKRDPPTHAESTLSPPGSAAAAGLGCKSKITLSQKQQLFIPPNVKSHLNSRRCSNAAGAQKINPRQPPSSQQRHSVPTVMMSTRLPVVYSPRHSLSTGSRTKKSSSSPSKPNSSSRPSSLKPNSSKQFPFVLHRDSYDVDHSPRMSLSPKKRSADSKCHTSGASSTSTDSVRAQSIHSYLYDSARPGPRRRVSQGASISTSSRSSSCSSKGRREPWRKMSHTFCMGEGLMLEDDDTCSYSGIGSVEDSESYMDSCSRDYTEADLDDDLTDLDNSDNETPFNVSSHQSHDTLTLVQSVSGESDMEPSKGKNQAAPVNYASDELVAEVERRRKKDFGQTESTESLRKQYRITSLLISPTKKTSIGPPLVEVEEPLESKPISTDSLEQLPNNSGPLSETTPTTLTCDDGEMDRHCTPTSSPLTPSMFPDHLPHTIHFPLQDEPYTPLPKESRALLKWKVCSLTPNIVKKCISRVGFTKITKGSAWLGYWGKHMKVESFRHLREYQKFNHFPGTFEIGRKDRLWRNLSRLQARVGKRDLDFVPHTYVLPQDTKLLKKVWNESAKQKWILKPPAAARGIGIRVVSHWGQIPKRRPVVVQRYLSDPYLINGSKFDLRIYVYVSCYDPLKIYVFKEGLARFATCKYSSAMKHLSNRFMHLTNYSINKQNSEFTPNTDETVCQGHKWGLLALWRYMKTELGVDTDSVWQSITELVVKTIICSEPSVVSNVKANVRTPYSVHELFGFDVMLDRRLKPWILEVNISPSLHSQSQLDVNIKGQLVRDLFNITGFTLPTREQLTGEQSSVRYNLTTEERAKHSAFIQRGLQMVDRSKVVDSLTADDLHVIMQAEDELSRCGEFERVFPCSNYNKYKKFFEVERYYNVLLGEWTAKYQRCFKKGMSLLQKQAKLLAKQLKKDLK